From Ignavibacteriota bacterium:
AGGACGTGGATCTGCTGGCCGAGCAGGAGCGGCAGGAAGCCCTGCGTGTTGAGCTCAAAAAGAAGCTGGAGGAGCTGGGGCTGCAGGAACAGCAGTTCCTGGCCGACCAGGAGGCCCGCAAGCAGGAACTGGGCGACACCGATCAGCGCCTGAACTCCCGCAAGGCTGAAGCGAGATCCCTCGCCGAATCGATGCTCGCACTCGTGCGCCGCATCGCCGAACGGCAGTCCGAACAGGACCGCCGGCAGGGCCGCGTGGAGACCATCACGGCAAGCATCACCGAGGTGGAGGAAGAGAACCGGGAGTATGCCGGCGAACTGGAACGGCTTGCGGCGGAGATCGCCACGATGACCGAGGACGACCGCCAGCGGCGTCGCCGGTTCGCCGAAGCAGAAGTGAAGATGTACGATGCCGAGAAGCGCAAGCAGGAGCTGCGGGAACGGATCGAGGCGCTGCAGGGATCCGGCCTGGCGCTGCGCGCCGACCTCGAGCGCACGTCGGCCCGCATCGAGTTCCTCCGGGGCCTCATGGATAGCCGCGAAGGTTCTGCCGAGGGCGTGCGCTTTCTCGCCGGGTCCGACCGCTGGGCGCCCTCACGCAAGCTGACCGTCGCGGATGCGCTGCATGCGGACGAACAATTCCGTATTGCCATCGAAGCCGCGCTCGGTGATGCTGCCGGGTTGCTGGTCGTGGACCGTTCCACCGATGCCGACCAGGGGGTCGTCCTCCTGCGCGAAGAGCAGAAGGGGAAGGCCACCTTCATCTGTCTGGACCGCCTCCCGCGCATCACACGCAATTACCGCCTGCCCTCCATCCCCGGTGTGCACGGCTGGGCATTGGACCTCGCGCGGTATGACGAAGAATATGCGCCCCTGTTCGCGTTCCTGCTGGACCGCGTCCTGGTGGTCGAGGACGGCGAAGCCGCCCGGCGTGTCGCTGCACTGTCCAGCGGTGTCCGTTGCGTGACCCTCCACGGCGAGATCGGGACCTCGGTCGGCATCGTCCGCGGTGGCAGCATGCGCCAGGATGAAGGCGGCAGCATTGGCAAGCAACACCAGATCGCCGATCTCCAGACCGTGAAGGAAGGGTTGCAGAGCCAGGTCGATGCGATCGAGAGGGAACGTGCCGACGTGCTCGCCGAGCACGATGGCATCGATATCAAGGCCATGGCCGACGACGTGAAGGCCATCGAGAAGGAGATGCATACCGTCGAGATGCGCATCGCGCAGCTGGCGTTCGAGCGGAAACGGGCCGAGGATTCGATCGCGTCCAACCAGGAACAGCACGCGCGCCTCGCTGCCGAGATCGGGACCCTGCAGGCGGATATCGCCGCGGCCCTGCCGCAGCTTGAGGCGGTCCGGGCCGAGCGGACAGGCATTGAGAGCGACACCGAGGCGACGACGAAGGACCTGGCGCTCCTCGAAGAGGAGTGGGGCCGCCGGACGCGCGCCGTGCAGGATGTCGGGCTCGAGATCGTTCAGGTCCGCAACACCATTCAACAGACCGACGCCGCTCTGCAGCGGGCGGGCATGACCATCGCCAGCATCACCGAGTCGCTCGAGAAGCATGCGCGCGATGCCGAAGGTGCCCGGCTGTCGATGCAGGAAGTGGAGACCGGCGTGGCCGGGAACCGGCATGAGCTGGAGCGCCTCCAGGGCGACCTGATGGTGCTGGAGACCCGGCGCACGGATGCGGAGGAACTGACCGCACGGCAGCGCAACGAGATCCATGCCGCCGAGCTGCGGATCCGCGACCAGCGGCGCCAGCACGATGATGCGCTCCGTGTGCTGCATGACCTCGACCTGAAGATCGCCGACCTCCAGGCCCGCGTGCAGCATTTGAAGGACCGCGCATTCAATGAATTCGAGCTGCTTCTCGAACTGAAGACGTACCCGGAGGACGAGTTCGTGGATTTCGCCGCGTTGCGTGACGAGATCCAGGGGCTCAAGGACAAGTTCCGCACGCTCGGCAACATCAACTTCGCGGCGTTCGAGGAGTACCAGGCGGAGAAGCAGCGGCTGGAGTTCATGAGCAGCCAGCGGCAGGACCTCCTCGAGGCGGAAAAGACCCTGCTCGCCACGATCGAAGAGATCAATGCGACCGCCCAGCGGACGTTCACGGAGACCTTCGAGAAGATCCGCGAGAATTTCATCGAGACGTTCAAGAGCCTCTTCGATCCCGGCGACGAATGCGATCTGAAGCTGGAAGAGAATGTGGATCCGCTCGAGGCACGCATCGAGATCACGGCGAAGCCGCGCGGCAAACGTCCGACCTCCATCGACCTGCTCTCCGGCGGAGAAAAGACCCTGACGGCGATCGCGCTGCTCTTTGCCATCTACCTCGTGAAGCCGAGCCCGTTCTGTATCCTGGATGAAGTGGATGCGCCGCTCGACGATGCGAACGTGGACCGGTTCACGCGCATCCTGCGGAAATTCTCGACCAACACCCAGTTCATCGTCGTGACGCACAATAAGCGGACGATGGAAGCGGCGAACGCGATGTACGGCGTGACGATGGAAGAGGAAGGTGTCTCGAAACTCGTGACCGTGCGGTTCAATCAGAATTCCCAGGTCCAGTCGGCGTCGGTGGCATCGGCATGAGCCGTACGCTCCGCCTGTTCCTCGATTTCGACGGAACGATCACGACGGCCGATGTCGGCAATCAGTTCTTTCTCAGATTCGGCGGCGATGTCTGCGCCGCCCTCAACCGGCAGTATCTCGCCGGAGAACTCTCCGCCCGGGGGTACTACGAGCGCGCGCTGGAGGTGGTGGGGAGCTGCGATGCCCCGGCGTTCGCGCACTTCCTTGACGAACAGCGTGTGGATCCCGGGTTACACGGCATCATCGGGCTCTGTGCGGCGCAGGGCATCGAACTGACCGTGCTGAGCGACGGGCTCGATGCGTACATCCGTCCCTTGCTCGCACGCGACGGTGCGGATGGGCTGCGCGTGTTCAGCAACGGCCTGCAATGGACCCCGGATCCGACGGGGGGACGGCTGACGGGAACCCTGGCCTTTCCCCACGGCAACGCGGAGTGCGACCGCTGCGCCTGCTGTAAGAGGAACCTGATGCTGGGCAGTGCCGCGGAGGGCGATGTGCTGATCTACGTGGGTGACGGGTACTCCGATCGGTGCCCCGTCGAGTATGCCGATCTGGTGTTCGCGAAGAGTTCGCTGCAAACGTGGTGCCAGCAGAACAATATCAGCTATCTGCCCTACCGGACGCTGGACGATGTACGTGTGCGGTTGGAGGCAGAGCTGCACAACAGAACACTCCGTCCGCGGCCGCGGGCAGAGCGTAAACGGCGTGAAGCCTATATGATGGAAGCATGAGCGAACCTTTTGACATACGCGCGTGGATCTTCAAGAACCGGAGCTATACACCGCTCCCGTTCCTGCTGGTCATGATCGTCTTTGCAGAGCCAACACTGACCAGCCTTCTTCTCGGGTTCGCCATCGTGCTCCTCGGCGAATCCATCCGGTTCTGGGGAGTGTCGATCGCCGGCGCCGAAACGCGGACGACGGGATCGGTCGGCGGTACGTATCTCATCACCACGGGGCCGTTCGGACATGTGCGCAATCCGCTCTACGTCGGGAACATGCTGATGTACGCCGGCGTCGGGGTCATGTCCATGGCGCTCTTCCCGTGGCTGCTGATCATTGCATGTCTCTGGTTCCTCGTGCAGTACTCGCTCATCATCTCCCGGGAAGAAGAGTACCTGCGCGGGCACTTCGGTGCAGCGTACGGGGAATACCTCAAGAATGTACCGCGGCTCGTGCCGCGGTTGTCACCGTACAGGAGCGCGGCCCCGCCGCCGAAGCACCTGAACTTCGCTGAAGGCCTGGCGTCCGAACGGCGTACGCTGCAGGCGATGTCGCTGGTGACCCTGATCATCGTCGCCAGATTCGTGTACAACATCTGGGTCCGCTGATCGGTGAACAGACGGATCATGATCCTGGCGGGCGAAGCCTCCGGTGATCTTCATGGCGCAGGGGTCGTCCGCGCATTGCGCGAGTTGTCGCCCGGCATAGAGATCTTCGGGATGGGCGGCGACCACATGCGCGGGGAAGGAATGGATATCCTGGTGGATATCCGCAAGATGGCGTTCATGGGGTTCGTGGAGGTCGCGCGCAATCTCGGCACCGTCTTTGAAGCAGAGCGTGTGCTGGGCCGGGCAATGGAGCAGCGCAAGCCGGAAGCGGTGCTGCTGATCGATTATCCCGGGTTCAATCTCCGGTTCGCCCGCCGCGCCCGCACGGCAGGTGTGGCAGTGTTCTATTATATCAGCCCGCAGGTCTGGGCCTGGCACAAGAGCAGGGTCCACACCATCCGGGAACGGGTCGACCGTATGCACGTGATCTTCCCGTTTGAAGAGGTGTTGTTCCGGGAAGCGGGAGTGCCGGTCACGTTCGTGGGCCATCCGCTCGTGGAACGGCTCGCGCCGCTTCCCGACCCTGCCGCGTGGTTGCGGGGACAGGGATTCGATCCGGAGCGGCCATTGCTCGGACTCTTCCCGGGGAGCAGGACACAGGAGATCGAGCGGATACTGCCTGCCATGGTAGAGGCAGCGTGTACCCTGGCTGCCGGCGGCGCATGCCAGGTCGCGATCGGCCGCGCGGCGATCCTGGAGCATGGGGTGATCGAACAGTATGTGCCCGAGGATGCAGGGATACGCATCGTCGAGCACGGGACACACGAACTGATGCAATGTTCGACCGCCGCGCTGGTGACGTCGGGAACGGCGACGCTGGAGATCGGATGGTACGGGACCCCGTTCGTTGTCGTGTACCGCACCTCGCCGGTGACGTTCGCGATCGGACGGCGGCTGGTGCAGGTGAAGCACATTGGACTTGTGAACATCGTTGCGGGGCAGACCCTGGTACCGGAACTGGTGCAGGGCGACTGCACGCCGGAACGGATGGTGCGGGAGGTCGGCCCGATGTTGTTCGACCGTGCGGTGCATGACCGGGTGCACGCGTCACTCGGCGTGATACGGGAGCGGCTCGGCGGCCCGGGCGCATCCCGGCGCGTTGCCGAATCGATCCTGTCTGGAAGAGGAGTTGCATGAAGCTGCAATGGACATATGCGGTCACGGTCATCGTTCTTCTGGTCATGGCGGGCTGCGGGCCGTCTCCCGAGACGGCGCGGGTGGAACCTGTTGCTGCGGCGCCGACCACCAAGGAAGGATTGTACGTGCGCGGCCAGCAGC
This genomic window contains:
- the smc gene encoding chromosome segregation protein SMC, with the protein product MYLSKLEIQGFKSFAQRVALNFDSGISAIVGPNGCGKTNIVDAIRWVLGEQRYSALRSEKMEDVIFNGTKARKPLGMAEASLVIENTKGILPSEYTQVTIGRRVYRSGDSEYLLNKVPCRLKDILDLFMDTGMGADAYSVIELKMIEIILSDRTEERRRLFEEAAGVTKYKHRRKAAFRKLESVQADLLRVQDLIAEVQKAVNTLERQARRAEQFNEVKTRLRTLEVDLIEREYAQIIGRLEPLQEKQQSLRAERNITDVDLENVESTLEDLRSSLLSSEKELAEAQRDVSQHREKVHRVEEKNLVAEERTKALRGLLTRLEREDVDLLAEQERQEALRVELKKKLEELGLQEQQFLADQEARKQELGDTDQRLNSRKAEARSLAESMLALVRRIAERQSEQDRRQGRVETITASITEVEEENREYAGELERLAAEIATMTEDDRQRRRRFAEAEVKMYDAEKRKQELRERIEALQGSGLALRADLERTSARIEFLRGLMDSREGSAEGVRFLAGSDRWAPSRKLTVADALHADEQFRIAIEAALGDAAGLLVVDRSTDADQGVVLLREEQKGKATFICLDRLPRITRNYRLPSIPGVHGWALDLARYDEEYAPLFAFLLDRVLVVEDGEAARRVAALSSGVRCVTLHGEIGTSVGIVRGGSMRQDEGGSIGKQHQIADLQTVKEGLQSQVDAIERERADVLAEHDGIDIKAMADDVKAIEKEMHTVEMRIAQLAFERKRAEDSIASNQEQHARLAAEIGTLQADIAAALPQLEAVRAERTGIESDTEATTKDLALLEEEWGRRTRAVQDVGLEIVQVRNTIQQTDAALQRAGMTIASITESLEKHARDAEGARLSMQEVETGVAGNRHELERLQGDLMVLETRRTDAEELTARQRNEIHAAELRIRDQRRQHDDALRVLHDLDLKIADLQARVQHLKDRAFNEFELLLELKTYPEDEFVDFAALRDEIQGLKDKFRTLGNINFAAFEEYQAEKQRLEFMSSQRQDLLEAEKTLLATIEEINATAQRTFTETFEKIRENFIETFKSLFDPGDECDLKLEENVDPLEARIEITAKPRGKRPTSIDLLSGGEKTLTAIALLFAIYLVKPSPFCILDEVDAPLDDANVDRFTRILRKFSTNTQFIVVTHNKRTMEAANAMYGVTMEEEGVSKLVTVRFNQNSQVQSASVASA
- a CDS encoding HAD-IB family phosphatase — translated: MSRTLRLFLDFDGTITTADVGNQFFLRFGGDVCAALNRQYLAGELSARGYYERALEVVGSCDAPAFAHFLDEQRVDPGLHGIIGLCAAQGIELTVLSDGLDAYIRPLLARDGADGLRVFSNGLQWTPDPTGGRLTGTLAFPHGNAECDRCACCKRNLMLGSAAEGDVLIYVGDGYSDRCPVEYADLVFAKSSLQTWCQQNNISYLPYRTLDDVRVRLEAELHNRTLRPRPRAERKRREAYMMEA
- a CDS encoding isoprenylcysteine carboxylmethyltransferase family protein produces the protein MSEPFDIRAWIFKNRSYTPLPFLLVMIVFAEPTLTSLLLGFAIVLLGESIRFWGVSIAGAETRTTGSVGGTYLITTGPFGHVRNPLYVGNMLMYAGVGVMSMALFPWLLIIACLWFLVQYSLIISREEEYLRGHFGAAYGEYLKNVPRLVPRLSPYRSAAPPPKHLNFAEGLASERRTLQAMSLVTLIIVARFVYNIWVR
- the lpxB gene encoding lipid-A-disaccharide synthase, yielding MNRRIMILAGEASGDLHGAGVVRALRELSPGIEIFGMGGDHMRGEGMDILVDIRKMAFMGFVEVARNLGTVFEAERVLGRAMEQRKPEAVLLIDYPGFNLRFARRARTAGVAVFYYISPQVWAWHKSRVHTIRERVDRMHVIFPFEEVLFREAGVPVTFVGHPLVERLAPLPDPAAWLRGQGFDPERPLLGLFPGSRTQEIERILPAMVEAACTLAAGGACQVAIGRAAILEHGVIEQYVPEDAGIRIVEHGTHELMQCSTAALVTSGTATLEIGWYGTPFVVVYRTSPVTFAIGRRLVQVKHIGLVNIVAGQTLVPELVQGDCTPERMVREVGPMLFDRAVHDRVHASLGVIRERLGGPGASRRVAESILSGRGVA